gttgatgggccccttggttgcttccagctttttgctattgtaaacagtgctgcaataaacatgggtgtgcatatatctgttcgtgtaaaggctcttatttctctagggtatattccgaggagtgggattgctgggttgtatggtagttctatttctagctttttaaggaaatgccaaattgatttccaaagtggttgtaccattttacatttccaccagcagtgtataagtgttccaataaaTCCACatcctctgcaacatttattattttgtgttttttggattaatgccagccttgttggagtaagatggaatctcattgtagttttgatctgcatttctctaatggcaaatgatcaagagcatttcctcatgtgtctgttagccgcctgaatgtcttctttagtgaagtgcctcttcatatcctttgcccaatttttaattgggttttttgtctatTTGCGGTCgggttttagcagaatcatgtagactttagagatcaggcgctcgtcggagatgtcatagatgaaaattttttcccagtctgtaggtggtctttttagttttttgctgaagtctttagataaacctaggtgtttgatttttaggaactcccagttatctggtttctctttgtcatttttattaatgttttgtattctgtttatgccttgtattagggctcctaacattgtccctgttttttcttccacgatctttatcgttttaggctttatgtttaggtctttgatccatttggagttagtttttgtgcatggtgtgaggtatgggtcctgtttcattttttttgcagatggatatccagttatgccagcaccatttgttaaaaaggctatcttttccccaagtgactgacactgggcctttgtcaaatatcagctgctcacatgtggatggatttatatctgggttctcaattctgttccattggtctatgtgtctattgttgtaccagcaccaggctgttttgactactgtggctgtataatatgttctaaaatcaggtagagtaaggcctccaactttgttcttctttttctgtaatgctttacttatccagagctctttcccttccatacgaagttggcgatttgtttctccatcacattaaaaaatgtcattggaatttggattggaagtgcattgtatatatagatggcttttggtacaagagatatttttacaattaaaaataacTATTAACCACTTTTAATGAGTGGatactctcaaattcattctGTTCCAAAGTTGGAAATTACTTTTAGGaagataaaaacataaaataccagAAATGTCTGGAGATTCAGAGACatgggaacaaaaaaaaaatcagaatttctggaatGCCATCCTGGTTCCTGGATACTCATGGATTCTTGTCCAGCCCCAAGACAAACATTTTTGTCATTCATTTAAAGTGACAATTCCAACAAGACTTTTCAATGCCCCTTTAATgtccttgttcctcaggctgtagataaagGGATTCAGCATGGGTATGACTATGGTGTACATCACTGAAGCTATTGCACTGGCCTTGGAATTTTGGGTAGTGGCAGAACTCAGGTAGACTCCAAGAGCTGTACCATAAAACAAGGAAACAACTGAAAGGTGAGACCCACAAGTGGAAAATGCCTTATATTTCCCCCTTACTGATGTAATTCTCAGTATGGAAGAGACAACCTGAGAATAAGAAAATACAATACCGGTGAGGGGAATAATGCCTATCACCACAGTTGCAAAATACATCTCTATGATATTGAGGAGGCTGTCAGAACAGGCAAGTTGGATAACCTGATTgatttcacagaagaagtggGGAATTTCCATGTTAGTACAGAAGGACAGTCGCAACACCAGTAAGCTACGTAGTAGAGAGTCCAGGAAACTCAATATCCAGGACAACACCAGCAGCAAGACACAGAGCCTGAGATTCATGATGGCTGTGTAGTGCAG
This DNA window, taken from Elephas maximus indicus isolate mEleMax1 chromosome 3, mEleMax1 primary haplotype, whole genome shotgun sequence, encodes the following:
- the LOC126071235 gene encoding olfactory receptor 7A10-like: MEARNHTEVLEFILLGLSEVEEVQSLLLGLFLSMYLVTFIGNLLIILATITSSHLHTPMYFFLANFSFVDICFTSTTIPKMLLNIHTHNKTITYPGCLTQMYFFILFVQLDGFLLSIMAYDRFVAILHPLHYTAIMNLRLCVLLLVLSWILSFLDSLLRSLLVLRLSFCTNMEIPHFFCEINQVIQLACSDSLLNIIEMYFATVVIGIIPLTGIVFSYSQVVSSILRITSVRGKYKAFSTCGSHLSVVSLFYGTALGVYLSSATTQNSKASAIASVMYTIVIPMLNPFIYSLRNKDIKGALKSLVGIVTLNE